In the genome of Oxalobacter aliiformigenes, one region contains:
- the nuoF gene encoding NADH-quinone oxidoreductase subunit NuoF — MTCLHGRHTEPVLFRELTGDNWTLADYVTRGGYGQIRRILDGRMPAERIVAEVRAAGLRGRGGAGFPTAVKWGFMPKAHAGQTYLICNADESEPGTFKDRDILRYNPHAVIEGMLIAAYAMGITAGYVYVHGEIWSVYERFEEAIGQAREAGFIGKNLMGSGFDFELHAVHGYGAYICGEETALLESMEGKRGQPRFKPPFPAANGLYGQPTTINNVETLAYVPFIMAMGGNHWAALGREGCPGTKIFSLSGDVVFPGNYEVPLGISFAELLALAGGVKGGRKVKAVIPGGSSSPVLRGETMLRLNMDYDSIAKAGSMLGTGGVIVLDETRCMVKSLLNLSRFYRNESCGQCTPCREGTGWLVKLIERIERGDGKPDDLDLLDSVASNIQGRTICALGDAAAMPVRSFLKCFRQEFEYHVEHKQCPVASGGQA; from the coding sequence ATGACCTGCCTGCATGGCCGTCATACCGAACCGGTATTGTTCAGGGAACTGACGGGCGATAACTGGACTCTGGCGGATTATGTGACTCGCGGAGGATACGGACAGATCAGACGTATCCTCGACGGTCGTATGCCGGCAGAACGGATCGTCGCCGAAGTCAGGGCCGCCGGGTTGCGGGGACGAGGCGGCGCAGGATTCCCGACGGCGGTCAAATGGGGTTTCATGCCGAAAGCCCATGCAGGGCAGACTTATCTGATTTGCAATGCGGATGAGAGCGAGCCGGGAACGTTCAAGGATCGCGATATCCTCCGGTACAATCCGCATGCCGTGATCGAGGGGATGCTGATCGCCGCCTATGCCATGGGAATTACAGCTGGTTATGTCTATGTTCATGGTGAAATCTGGTCGGTGTATGAGCGTTTCGAGGAGGCGATCGGACAGGCTCGCGAAGCGGGATTCATCGGAAAAAACCTGATGGGTTCGGGTTTTGATTTCGAGTTGCATGCCGTTCATGGATATGGCGCCTATATCTGCGGTGAAGAAACCGCTTTGCTGGAATCGATGGAAGGAAAACGGGGGCAGCCGAGATTCAAACCGCCGTTTCCGGCAGCAAATGGCCTGTATGGACAACCGACGACGATCAATAACGTGGAAACGCTGGCTTATGTGCCGTTCATTATGGCGATGGGCGGAAACCACTGGGCAGCTCTCGGCCGGGAGGGATGTCCCGGAACGAAGATATTTTCCCTTTCCGGCGATGTGGTTTTTCCGGGCAATTATGAGGTACCGCTGGGCATTTCCTTTGCCGAGTTGCTGGCACTGGCCGGGGGGGTCAAAGGCGGCCGAAAGGTCAAGGCGGTGATCCCGGGGGGATCGTCTTCACCGGTTTTGCGGGGTGAGACGATGTTGCGACTGAATATGGATTATGATTCGATAGCGAAAGCCGGGTCGATGCTGGGGACAGGCGGAGTCATCGTTCTGGACGAGACCCGTTGCATGGTGAAGTCGCTTCTGAATCTGTCGCGTTTTTACCGGAATGAATCCTGCGGGCAGTGTACGCCGTGCCGTGAAGGTACCGGCTGGCTGGTCAAACTGATCGAACGGATTGAGCGGGGCGACGGCAAACCGGACGATCTGGATTTGCTTGATTCGGTGGCCTCCAATATACAGGGAAGGACGATTTGCGCCCTGGGCGATGCGGCGGCGATGCCTGTCAGATCGTTTCTGAAGTGTTTCCGCCAGGAATTCGAGTATCACGTTGAACATAAACAGTGTCCTGTCGCATCCGGAGGGCAGGCTTAG
- a CDS encoding glutamate synthase subunit beta gives MGKVTGFMEFGRIEEAHLEPKERIKNYREFTITLADDQARQQGARCMDCGIPFCNNACPVGNLIPDFNDQVYHGMDEEALEKIHATNNFPEFTGRVCPALCEPACSLGLIREPVGIRSIERFIIEKGWENGWVIPRPATHKTGRKVAVVGSGPAGLAAAQQLVRAGHEVTVFEKNDRIGGLLRYGIPDFKLEKQVIDRRLEQMKAEGVVFRTGVLVGKTVPSSIQNMATETVDPDVLKQEFDAVILACGAEQPRELDVPGADLQGVCFAMEYLCAQNKRDAGEKSRNRLDAAGKRVVIIGGGDTGSDCVGVANRQKAASILQFDRNARLPDHVDKSMVWPYWPKQFRTSSSQEEGCDREFGIMTKRIEGKRGKVEKIIVCRVEQVGRTYVEIPGSEYEIPADMVILAMGFSGPAAPVLDAFGVEKDMAGNALAKPEGDMRFMTSVDKVFAAGDVRRGQSLVVWALHEGRECAEAVDRFLTEKEL, from the coding sequence ATGGGAAAAGTAACAGGTTTCATGGAATTCGGGCGGATTGAAGAAGCACATCTGGAACCGAAGGAGAGGATCAAAAACTATCGTGAATTCACGATCACGCTTGCCGATGACCAGGCACGGCAGCAGGGCGCGCGTTGTATGGATTGCGGCATTCCGTTCTGCAATAATGCCTGTCCGGTGGGTAATCTGATCCCGGATTTCAATGATCAGGTTTATCACGGTATGGATGAAGAGGCGCTGGAGAAAATTCATGCCACGAACAATTTTCCGGAATTCACGGGACGGGTTTGTCCGGCTTTGTGTGAACCGGCCTGTTCGCTCGGTCTGATCAGGGAGCCGGTCGGTATCCGTTCGATCGAACGGTTTATTATCGAAAAGGGATGGGAAAACGGCTGGGTCATCCCCCGACCGGCTACGCATAAAACGGGTCGGAAAGTGGCTGTTGTGGGTTCCGGCCCTGCCGGGCTGGCAGCGGCACAACAACTGGTACGTGCCGGTCATGAGGTGACGGTTTTCGAGAAAAATGACAGGATCGGCGGCCTGTTGCGTTACGGCATACCGGATTTCAAACTGGAAAAACAGGTCATCGACCGCCGTCTGGAACAGATGAAGGCGGAAGGCGTGGTTTTCCGTACCGGGGTGCTGGTGGGAAAAACGGTTCCGTCATCGATCCAGAATATGGCAACGGAAACGGTTGATCCGGATGTACTGAAACAGGAATTCGATGCCGTGATTCTGGCATGTGGTGCGGAACAGCCGAGAGAACTGGATGTGCCGGGCGCCGATCTTCAGGGAGTCTGTTTTGCGATGGAATATCTGTGTGCCCAGAACAAAAGGGATGCCGGAGAGAAGAGCCGCAACCGGTTGGATGCGGCAGGCAAGCGTGTCGTGATTATCGGTGGCGGAGATACCGGTTCCGACTGTGTCGGTGTTGCTAACCGGCAGAAAGCGGCGTCCATATTGCAATTCGACCGTAATGCGCGATTGCCGGATCATGTCGACAAGTCGATGGTCTGGCCTTACTGGCCGAAGCAATTCCGGACTTCTTCTTCCCAGGAAGAAGGCTGCGATCGTGAATTCGGCATCATGACCAAACGGATCGAAGGCAAGCGGGGAAAGGTCGAGAAAATCATAGTCTGTCGTGTTGAACAGGTGGGGAGAACGTATGTCGAGATTCCCGGAAGTGAATATGAGATACCGGCGGATATGGTGATTCTCGCCATGGGCTTTTCTGGACCGGCGGCACCGGTACTGGATGCATTCGGTGTCGAAAAGGATATGGCGGGGAATGCGCTGGCGAAACCGGAAGGGGATATGCGGTTCATGACATCGGTTGACAAGGTATTTGCAGCAGGGGATGTCCGTCGCGGGCAGTCGCTGGTTGTGTGGGCGCTCCATGAGGGACGGGAATGTGCAGAGGCGGTGGACCGTTTTCTGACGGAAAAGGAGCTTTAA
- a CDS encoding MBL fold metallo-hydrolase — MKLTSLGSGSKGNSLLVSAKDGFTETTVMFDCGFGIREMQRRLERAGRFPADLSALIVTHEHGDHAGGVLAFARRYRIPVWMSYGTFQSLGKDFFGIDVNFCRDGDSFVVGGLQISAFTISHDAREPLQFHMTDGAMKFGMLTDTGQVTPHIANALSGCDALMVECNYDDRMLEKSAYPFYLKKRISSVYGHLSNSCAGEFLAQVDHSRLKKVIGAHLSQNNNLPELAREAIEEVVDAGRTEIVVAGQDDGFEWTEIA; from the coding sequence TTGAAATTGACGAGTTTGGGAAGCGGCAGCAAGGGGAATTCGCTGCTCGTTTCCGCAAAAGACGGCTTCACGGAAACAACAGTCATGTTTGACTGCGGTTTCGGTATCCGTGAGATGCAGCGGCGTCTGGAGCGGGCCGGTCGTTTTCCTGCCGATTTGTCAGCGCTGATCGTGACACATGAGCATGGTGATCATGCAGGAGGCGTCTTGGCGTTTGCCCGTCGTTACCGGATACCGGTTTGGATGAGTTACGGCACTTTCCAGTCTTTGGGAAAGGATTTTTTCGGAATTGATGTCAATTTTTGCAGGGACGGAGACAGTTTTGTTGTCGGTGGCTTGCAGATATCGGCTTTTACCATTTCACATGATGCAAGGGAACCCTTGCAGTTTCACATGACAGACGGTGCCATGAAATTCGGAATGCTGACTGACACGGGGCAGGTGACGCCTCATATTGCGAATGCATTGTCCGGTTGCGATGCCCTGATGGTCGAGTGTAATTATGACGATCGTATGCTGGAAAAATCGGCATACCCTTTTTATCTGAAGAAACGTATCAGCAGTGTTTATGGGCATTTGTCCAATAGTTGTGCCGGCGAATTTCTGGCCCAAGTGGATCATTCACGGCTTAAAAAAGTCATTGGAGCACATTTGAGCCAGAACAATAATTTGCCCGAACTGGCCAGAGAGGCGATCGAAGAAGTGGTGGATGCCGGAAGAACGGAAATAGTTGTTGCGGGGCAGGATGACGGATTTGAGTGGACGGAGATAGCCTAG
- the dapA gene encoding 4-hydroxy-tetrahydrodipicolinate synthase, with translation MKIEGSIVALVTPMSEDGSVDLDSARHLMDWQIAEGTDALSVVGTTGESPTVNVDEHAEMIRVAVEHSGKRIPVIAGAGGNSTAEAIALTRYAQMAGADASLQVVPYYNKPTQEGMYQHFKSVAEAVDLPMILYNVPGRTVADLSNETILRLSEIPNIIGVKDATGNIARGIDLLRKVPEDFAVYSGDDSTAMALMLCGAKGNISVVANVAPKNMHLMCAAAIKGDVVTARKLNDLMLPLSQQLFVESNPIPVKWALTEMGMIPPGIRLPLVPLAAGYHDVVRKALKEAGVLA, from the coding sequence ATGAAAATTGAAGGCAGTATAGTTGCACTGGTCACTCCGATGAGTGAGGACGGGAGCGTTGATCTCGATAGCGCGCGCCACCTGATGGACTGGCAGATTGCAGAAGGTACGGACGCTCTGTCCGTAGTGGGTACGACGGGTGAATCACCTACTGTAAACGTCGATGAACATGCCGAAATGATTCGGGTCGCCGTAGAGCATTCCGGCAAGAGAATTCCGGTCATTGCCGGTGCGGGCGGCAATTCCACTGCGGAAGCGATCGCACTGACCCGCTATGCGCAAATGGCAGGGGCCGATGCTTCCCTTCAGGTCGTTCCCTATTACAACAAGCCGACCCAGGAGGGAATGTACCAGCATTTCAAAAGCGTCGCCGAAGCGGTCGATCTGCCGATGATTCTGTATAACGTTCCGGGCAGAACGGTTGCGGATCTTTCCAATGAAACGATTCTCCGGCTGTCGGAAATTCCGAATATTATCGGGGTCAAGGATGCTACCGGCAATATCGCGCGCGGCATTGATCTTCTGCGCAAGGTACCTGAGGATTTCGCGGTTTATTCCGGTGACGATTCCACGGCAATGGCTTTGATGCTTTGCGGAGCGAAAGGCAATATCTCGGTTGTTGCCAATGTCGCACCGAAAAACATGCATCTGATGTGTGCGGCGGCGATAAAGGGCGATGTCGTGACAGCACGGAAACTGAATGACTTGATGTTGCCGTTAAGCCAGCAGCTTTTTGTGGAATCGAATCCGATTCCCGTCAAATGGGCGCTGACGGAAATGGGTATGATTCCTCCGGGTATCCGTTTGCCGCTGGTTCCGCTGGCAGCGGGATATCATGACGTGGTCAGAAAGGCGCTGAAAGAAGCAGGCGTTCTGGCCTGA
- a CDS encoding FKBP-type peptidyl-prolyl cis-trans isomerase: MKITKNTVVTVHYKLSDAQNNVLEDGQEPIVYLHGGYDDTLPALEKALDGKDVGYKTMIQVEPEEAFGEYDPLLVRVEDRESFPTPLEVGMQFEGMPENADPTENPAIYVVTDIADGKVILDGNHPLAGIALRFELTVTDVRAATEKEIERGYVNDPDGFDDDEDGQFRSIVLH, translated from the coding sequence ATGAAAATAACCAAAAACACGGTCGTCACCGTTCATTACAAATTGTCTGATGCACAAAACAATGTGCTTGAGGATGGTCAGGAACCGATCGTTTACCTTCATGGCGGTTACGATGATACGTTGCCTGCTCTTGAGAAGGCACTGGACGGCAAGGATGTCGGATACAAAACCATGATCCAGGTCGAGCCGGAAGAGGCTTTCGGTGAATATGATCCATTGCTGGTCAGGGTAGAGGATCGTGAAAGTTTCCCGACACCGCTGGAAGTCGGCATGCAATTTGAGGGAATGCCTGAAAATGCCGATCCCACGGAGAATCCAGCCATTTATGTCGTTACCGATATCGCGGATGGCAAGGTCATACTGGATGGCAATCATCCGCTTGCAGGTATAGCGCTCCGTTTTGAATTGACGGTGACCGATGTCAGGGCTGCAACTGAAAAGGAAATCGAACGGGGATATGTCAACGATCCCGATGGTTTCGACGACGATGAAGACGGCCAATTCAGAAGTATTGTATTGCATTGA
- the ndhC gene encoding NADH-quinone oxidoreductase subunit A, which produces MNLENYFPVLLFLLVALFFGVFSLFLGRFLAPHRPDSEKLSPYECGFAPFENARMKFDVRFYLIAILFILFDLETAFLFPWAAAMRDLGWQAFVAVMVFLAELVAGFWYLWKKGALNWE; this is translated from the coding sequence GTGAATCTAGAAAATTACTTCCCCGTTCTGCTTTTTCTTCTGGTTGCATTGTTTTTTGGCGTTTTCTCCCTGTTTCTCGGCAGATTCCTTGCTCCCCACAGGCCGGATTCCGAAAAACTGTCGCCTTATGAATGCGGTTTTGCCCCGTTCGAGAACGCTCGCATGAAGTTCGATGTCAGATTTTATCTGATTGCGATTCTGTTCATCCTTTTTGATCTGGAAACCGCTTTTCTTTTTCCCTGGGCTGCCGCCATGCGCGATCTGGGATGGCAGGCGTTTGTCGCTGTCATGGTTTTTCTGGCGGAACTGGTGGCCGGTTTCTGGTATTTGTGGAAAAAAGGGGCGCTCAATTGGGAGTAA
- the secG gene encoding preprotein translocase subunit SecG: MLYNIIIIIQVLSALAIIVLVLMQHGKGADMGAAFGAGGSSGSIFGATGSSNFLSKSTAIAAVIFFVSTLAMAYLGPYRAPVQSSIIEKLQSVPTPAPAQETAVKEAAGAAAIPGASQTVPGASGENTSK, from the coding sequence ATGCTGTATAACATTATCATTATCATTCAGGTTTTGTCCGCGCTTGCCATTATCGTGCTGGTTTTGATGCAGCATGGCAAGGGTGCCGACATGGGAGCGGCATTTGGCGCTGGCGGTTCTTCCGGAAGTATTTTCGGTGCCACTGGCTCGTCGAATTTTCTGTCCAAGTCAACAGCCATCGCCGCAGTGATATTTTTTGTATCGACGTTGGCCATGGCTTATCTGGGACCCTATCGCGCACCTGTGCAGAGCAGTATCATTGAAAAATTGCAGTCTGTTCCGACCCCTGCTCCGGCACAGGAAACAGCAGTTAAGGAGGCTGCCGGTGCAGCGGCGATTCCGGGAGCAAGCCAGACGGTTCCAGGAGCCTCTGGCGAAAATACGTCAAAATGA
- a CDS encoding NADH-quinone oxidoreductase subunit C has product MQRNPVELANKVRILLGGKVLGVSEAFGEVTVEVDPSVYLEVMQKLRDDPSLCFEELIDLCGVDYAGYGGDSENSRDRKRFAVVVHLLSLTFNCRLRVRVFASDGEMPEVPSVIGIWPSANWFEREAFDLYGILFRGHPDLRRILTDYGFVGHPFRKDFPVQGYVEMRYDEKERRVVYQPVAIEPREITPRVVRNSGGGEK; this is encoded by the coding sequence ATGCAGAGAAATCCGGTTGAACTGGCGAACAAGGTACGTATCCTTCTTGGCGGGAAGGTTCTTGGTGTGTCGGAAGCATTTGGTGAAGTGACGGTCGAGGTGGATCCATCGGTTTATCTGGAAGTCATGCAGAAATTGCGGGATGATCCCTCGCTGTGCTTTGAGGAACTGATCGATTTGTGCGGTGTGGATTATGCCGGGTATGGTGGCGATTCTGAAAACAGTCGGGACAGAAAGCGTTTTGCGGTGGTCGTTCATTTGTTGTCCCTGACATTCAATTGCCGGCTGAGAGTGCGCGTTTTCGCCAGTGACGGCGAAATGCCGGAGGTTCCATCGGTTATCGGAATCTGGCCATCGGCCAACTGGTTCGAGCGGGAAGCGTTCGATCTGTATGGCATCCTTTTCAGAGGACATCCCGACTTGCGGCGTATTCTGACCGATTACGGTTTTGTCGGGCATCCGTTCAGGAAAGATTTCCCGGTTCAGGGCTATGTCGAGATGCGTTATGACGAGAAAGAAAGACGGGTTGTCTATCAGCCGGTCGCGATCGAGCCACGTGAAATCACGCCGCGTGTGGTCCGGAATTCCGGCGGAGGCGAAAAATAA
- the bamC gene encoding outer membrane protein assembly factor BamC, translating to MVFNKKVGSVLIGSLTVLGLSSCSTVDSLLEADRIDYKSETSSQAQGRRLEIPPDLTQLQRDNRYTIPESGTVTASGYNQQQQEARPNMAVGSSGVVAPNEATDIRIERDGSQRWLVVNRSPEVLWPQIRDFWQDNGFLINIDSPDTGIMETDWAENRAKLPQDFIRKTLGKVFDALYSTGERDKFRTRLERNADGTTDIFISHRGAQEEIVGVNKDTTMWTARPSDPELEAEFLSRLMVQLSDMNQKEKARAKALAEQKTVVLPSRATLVKGEGSSKVVVDETFDRTWRRVGLALDRVGFTVEDRDRSKGLYFVRYVDQDSDAKNTPEKEKGFFSNLFTFSNKEKHAQRYQISVQETSDKSEIVVLDDKGQPEKTSTGRKIMDLLYEQLR from the coding sequence ATGGTGTTTAATAAAAAAGTCGGTTCCGTACTGATCGGATCGCTGACAGTACTGGGATTGTCGTCATGCAGCACGGTTGACAGTTTGCTCGAGGCAGACCGTATCGATTACAAAAGCGAGACCTCTTCTCAGGCACAGGGGCGAAGACTTGAAATTCCGCCCGATCTGACACAGCTGCAACGGGACAACCGCTATACGATTCCGGAGAGTGGAACCGTAACGGCTTCCGGCTATAACCAGCAGCAACAGGAGGCACGGCCGAATATGGCAGTGGGTTCTTCCGGTGTGGTGGCTCCCAATGAAGCGACTGATATCCGTATCGAACGAGATGGCAGCCAGCGCTGGCTTGTCGTCAACCGCAGCCCTGAGGTACTCTGGCCGCAAATTCGGGACTTCTGGCAGGATAACGGTTTTTTGATCAATATCGATTCCCCCGATACCGGCATTATGGAAACGGACTGGGCTGAGAATCGGGCCAAACTGCCCCAGGATTTTATCCGCAAGACATTGGGTAAAGTGTTTGATGCACTCTATTCGACGGGTGAACGGGACAAGTTCAGGACGCGTCTTGAACGCAATGCCGATGGAACGACCGATATTTTCATCAGCCATCGCGGTGCGCAGGAAGAGATTGTCGGCGTCAACAAGGATACGACCATGTGGACGGCCCGTCCTTCGGATCCGGAACTGGAAGCGGAATTTTTGTCGCGTCTGATGGTTCAATTGAGTGACATGAACCAGAAGGAAAAGGCCAGGGCGAAAGCGCTTGCCGAGCAAAAGACGGTTGTGTTGCCTTCCAGGGCGACGCTTGTCAAGGGAGAAGGAAGTTCGAAGGTTGTAGTTGATGAAACCTTTGACCGGACTTGGCGTCGGGTTGGTCTGGCACTGGATCGTGTCGGATTCACGGTGGAAGACCGGGATCGCTCGAAAGGTCTGTATTTCGTCCGTTATGTCGATCAGGACAGCGACGCAAAGAATACACCGGAAAAGGAAAAGGGATTCTTCTCGAATCTGTTCACTTTCTCCAACAAGGAAAAACATGCCCAGCGTTATCAGATTTCCGTTCAGGAAACCAGCGACAAGAGTGAAATTGTCGTGCTGGATGACAAGGGGCAGCCGGAAAAAACTTCTACTGGCCGGAAGATCATGGATCTTCTCTATGAACAGTTGAGGTAA
- a CDS encoding NuoB/complex I 20 kDa subunit family protein, with amino-acid sequence MAIDGLLNKGFVTTTLDTAINWLRTGSVWPVSFGLACCAIEMMHSSASRYDMDRFGTFFRASPRQSDLMIVAGTLCNKMAPALRKVYDQMAEPRWVVSMGSCANGGGYYHDSYSVVRGCDRIVPVDIYVPGCPPTAEALLYALMQLRGKIRRTSTIARQ; translated from the coding sequence GTGGCTATTGACGGTCTGCTGAACAAGGGTTTCGTGACAACGACGCTGGATACAGCCATCAACTGGTTGCGTACCGGGTCGGTCTGGCCTGTGTCGTTCGGTCTGGCGTGTTGCGCCATCGAAATGATGCACAGTAGCGCATCGCGTTATGACATGGACCGGTTCGGTACATTTTTCCGTGCTTCGCCACGACAATCCGATCTCATGATCGTGGCGGGGACACTTTGCAACAAGATGGCACCTGCCTTGCGCAAGGTGTATGACCAGATGGCCGAACCCCGCTGGGTCGTGTCCATGGGATCCTGTGCCAACGGGGGCGGTTATTATCATGATTCCTATTCTGTGGTTCGGGGATGTGACCGGATCGTCCCGGTCGATATTTATGTCCCGGGATGTCCGCCGACAGCCGAAGCTCTTCTGTATGCGCTCATGCAGCTGCGTGGCAAGATCAGGCGCACTTCCACCATTGCCCGTCAGTAA
- the tpiA gene encoding triose-phosphate isomerase yields the protein MARKLIVGNWKMNGSLAVNAELLDGIKAGLSGVDCDLAICVPFPYLAQCQSALEGTDIALGAEDVSAHAIGAYTGQVSTRMLLDFDCKYVIVGHSERREYCNESDELVANKVQRALAGGLTPIVCVGESLKEKENRQTAEVVERQMHAVLSVLEEREVCDIVVAYEPVWAIGTGKTPTPDMVGDVHALLRELMIRKNPDAVECVRILYGGSMKPSNAEEFLKMPDINGGLIGGAALKADDFLAIARLASK from the coding sequence ATGGCGCGTAAACTGATCGTCGGAAACTGGAAAATGAATGGCAGTCTTGCCGTGAATGCCGAATTGCTTGACGGCATCAAGGCCGGGCTGTCCGGAGTTGACTGCGATCTGGCAATCTGCGTCCCTTTCCCCTATCTGGCACAATGCCAGTCCGCTCTGGAAGGAACGGATATCGCGCTGGGCGCTGAAGATGTTTCGGCACATGCAATCGGAGCTTATACAGGACAGGTATCCACGCGAATGTTGCTTGATTTCGATTGCAAGTATGTCATTGTCGGGCATTCCGAACGGCGCGAGTACTGCAATGAATCCGATGAGCTGGTCGCCAACAAGGTACAGCGTGCGTTGGCAGGGGGGCTGACCCCGATCGTCTGTGTCGGGGAATCACTGAAGGAAAAGGAAAACAGGCAAACGGCGGAAGTCGTCGAGAGGCAGATGCACGCCGTGCTTTCCGTGCTCGAGGAAAGGGAAGTTTGCGATATCGTCGTCGCTTATGAACCGGTCTGGGCAATTGGTACCGGGAAAACGCCAACGCCCGATATGGTCGGAGATGTTCATGCGCTTCTGCGCGAATTGATGATCAGGAAAAATCCTGATGCCGTGGAGTGTGTAAGGATATTGTATGGCGGCAGCATGAAGCCGTCGAATGCCGAGGAATTTTTGAAGATGCCCGATATAAATGGCGGACTGATTGGGGGTGCCGCCCTGAAAGCAGATGATTTTCTGGCGATAGCGCGTCTGGCATCGAAATAG
- a CDS encoding NADH-quinone oxidoreductase subunit D — protein sequence MAEIRNYTVNFGPQHPSAHGVLRLILELDGETIVRADPHIGMLHRATEKLAEQRTYLQALPYMDRLDYVSMMCSEHAYVMAIEKMLGLEVPVRAQYIRVMFDEMTRIMSHLLWIGSQALDMGAMAVFLYAFREREDLMDCYEAASGARMHAAYYRPGGVNRDLPDSMPQFKKTRFQSDKRVATLNANRQGSLLDFIEDFTERFPKCVDEYETLLTDNRIWKQRLVGVGVISPEEALASGFTGPMLRGSGVEWDLRKKQPYEVYDRIDFAIPVGKEGDCYDRYLVRVAELRQSNRIIRQCVDWLRKNPGPVRSDDYRVSPPPREKMKAGMEELIHHFKLFTEGFHLPAGEVYSAVEAPKGEFGIYMISDGANKPFRMKIRAPSFVHLQGLEKLIRGHLIPDAVAVIGSIDIVFGEVDR from the coding sequence ATGGCAGAAATCCGCAATTATACGGTTAACTTCGGCCCGCAGCACCCTTCGGCGCATGGTGTGCTTCGCCTGATTCTGGAGCTGGATGGGGAAACGATTGTACGGGCCGATCCTCATATCGGCATGTTGCATCGCGCAACGGAAAAATTGGCTGAGCAGCGGACTTATCTGCAGGCGCTTCCCTATATGGACCGGCTCGATTATGTCTCGATGATGTGCAGCGAACATGCCTATGTGATGGCGATCGAGAAAATGCTGGGACTTGAGGTTCCGGTTCGTGCACAGTATATCCGGGTGATGTTCGACGAGATGACACGGATCATGAGCCATTTGCTCTGGATCGGTTCGCAGGCGCTGGACATGGGGGCCATGGCGGTGTTTTTGTATGCCTTCCGTGAGCGGGAAGATCTGATGGATTGCTACGAGGCGGCCAGCGGGGCACGGATGCACGCGGCCTATTACCGGCCGGGAGGGGTCAACCGCGATTTGCCGGATTCGATGCCGCAGTTTAAAAAGACCCGTTTCCAGAGCGACAAGCGGGTTGCGACACTGAATGCGAACCGGCAAGGGTCCCTGCTGGACTTTATCGAGGATTTTACGGAGCGCTTCCCGAAATGTGTCGATGAATATGAAACGCTGCTGACGGATAACCGTATCTGGAAGCAGCGGCTGGTCGGTGTCGGGGTCATTTCGCCGGAAGAAGCTCTGGCATCCGGTTTCACCGGCCCGATGTTGCGTGGTTCCGGGGTGGAATGGGATTTGCGGAAAAAACAGCCTTATGAAGTGTATGACAGGATCGATTTCGCCATTCCGGTCGGCAAGGAGGGTGATTGTTATGACCGCTATCTGGTGCGTGTTGCGGAATTGCGCCAGTCGAACCGGATCATCCGGCAGTGTGTGGACTGGCTGAGAAAGAATCCGGGGCCGGTCAGGTCCGACGATTACCGGGTATCGCCTCCGCCCCGCGAAAAAATGAAAGCCGGGATGGAAGAACTGATCCATCATTTCAAACTGTTCACGGAAGGATTCCATCTGCCGGCAGGTGAAGTGTATTCGGCAGTGGAAGCCCCCAAGGGGGAATTCGGTATTTACATGATCTCCGATGGTGCCAACAAGCCTTTCAGAATGAAAATCAGGGCGCCTTCTTTCGTCCATTTGCAGGGACTGGAAAAATTGATCAGGGGTCATCTGATACCGGATGCCGTTGCGGTGATCGGCAGTATCGATATTGTGTTTGGCGAGGTGGATCGCTAG
- the nuoE gene encoding NADH-quinone oxidoreductase subunit NuoE: protein MLLSEESYRKIEKELAKFPATKKRSAAIAALTIAQDEKGWLSPEVMQEIADYLGVPAVAIEEVATFYSMFNTRPVGKYKIAVCCNLPCEMTGSDQTAQYLKEKLNIGFGETTPDGLFTLVESECMGACGDGPVILVNNKNMYMRMSKDKIDKLLEELK, encoded by the coding sequence ATGTTGCTGAGTGAAGAATCCTACCGGAAGATCGAGAAAGAACTGGCAAAGTTTCCTGCCACCAAGAAACGGTCGGCGGCGATTGCCGCCCTGACAATCGCACAGGATGAAAAAGGCTGGCTGTCCCCGGAAGTGATGCAGGAAATCGCCGATTATCTGGGGGTTCCCGCGGTAGCCATCGAGGAAGTCGCCACTTTTTACAGTATGTTCAACACCCGGCCGGTCGGGAAGTACAAGATCGCCGTATGCTGCAATTTGCCCTGTGAAATGACGGGAAGCGATCAGACGGCACAGTATCTGAAAGAAAAACTCAATATCGGATTCGGTGAGACGACACCTGATGGCCTGTTCACGCTGGTGGAAAGCGAGTGCATGGGGGCTTGTGGCGATGGTCCGGTTATTCTGGTGAATAACAAGAACATGTATATGCGCATGTCGAAAGACAAGATCGACAAGTTGCTGGAGGAACTGAAATAA